Proteins found in one Labrenzia sp. VG12 genomic segment:
- a CDS encoding NlpC/P60 family protein gives MSQSFDRRRHPVRHDLAALEYEGRAEADRFVEGEVLQVIADRLALRPEPRPDRSIDTEVLRGEWFTVYEQTPEGWAWGQLDTDGYVGWLSSDGLGPVTPATHRVRALRTYRYPGADLKFPPLGMLTMGAQVTVTGETETRGLTYALLSDGSAVVAKHLVPLEDRVGDWVAVAEEFLGTPYLWGGRSSLGLDCSALIQLAAQAGGIDVPRDSDMQEAEAGDEIPHDDPSAWERGDLVFWKGHVGVITGPNTLLHANGFTMTVAYEPLDQALERIAATEWGAVTRARRLT, from the coding sequence ATGTCCCAGTCCTTTGACCGCCGCCGCCATCCTGTTCGTCACGACCTGGCTGCACTCGAATATGAAGGACGCGCTGAAGCGGACCGCTTCGTCGAAGGCGAGGTGTTGCAGGTGATCGCCGACCGTCTGGCGCTGCGCCCCGAGCCGCGGCCGGACCGCTCGATCGACACGGAAGTGCTGCGCGGTGAGTGGTTCACGGTCTACGAGCAGACGCCCGAAGGCTGGGCATGGGGCCAGCTGGATACGGACGGGTATGTCGGCTGGTTGTCTTCCGATGGCCTGGGCCCCGTGACGCCGGCCACGCATCGTGTCCGTGCCCTGCGCACCTACCGCTATCCCGGCGCGGACCTCAAGTTTCCGCCACTCGGCATGCTGACCATGGGCGCGCAGGTCACGGTCACCGGAGAGACGGAAACGCGTGGGCTGACATATGCGCTTCTGAGCGATGGCTCGGCCGTTGTCGCCAAACACCTGGTGCCGCTCGAGGATCGCGTAGGTGACTGGGTGGCAGTCGCCGAAGAGTTCCTCGGCACACCTTATCTCTGGGGCGGTCGCTCCAGCCTCGGGCTCGACTGTTCGGCCCTGATCCAGCTGGCGGCGCAGGCGGGGGGCATTGATGTGCCGCGCGACAGCGACATGCAGGAAGCCGAAGCCGGCGATGAGATCCCGCATGACGATCCGTCAGCCTGGGAGCGCGGCGATCTCGTCTTCTGGAAAGGGCATGTCGGCGTCATTACCGGCCCGAACACGCTCCTGCACGCAAATGGCTTTACCATGACGGTTGCCTATGAACCGCTCGACCAGGCGCTTGAGCGCATCGCGGCGACGGAATGGGGCGCGGTCACCAGGGCAAGACGATTGACATGA
- a CDS encoding DNA recombination protein RmuC codes for MNEILFEFGGRPVTVLETAIAGGLLLLALIVWLVLKTMREIRLRAEADTASAERIHELESHLSQLLKSQGEMTGRMQTMAEVFGSRQSDMMRAVNERLDGMGHKLNLSMADTSKRTQDGLRHLHERLAVIDRAQRTITDLSGQVGQLQEILSNKQTRGAFGQGRMEAIIQDQMAPSTYSFQATLSNNSRPDCLIHMPNGAPSLAIDAKFPLEAYNLLRNAESDEQLKYAQAQFRRDFTKHIQDIGEKYLLPGETQDTAFLFVPSESIFAELNENFEDLVQKAHRARVVIVSPSLLMLSIQVIQSVLRDAKMREQAHLIQAEVGHLITDVGRLNDRVGKLQSHFAQANKDIDQILISTDKITKRSRKIEDLELGEVQGSVEDGSREPQLALTPKG; via the coding sequence ATGAACGAGATCCTGTTTGAGTTTGGCGGCCGCCCCGTCACGGTTCTGGAGACCGCGATCGCCGGCGGTCTGTTGCTGCTGGCGCTGATTGTCTGGCTTGTGCTGAAGACCATGCGCGAGATCCGCCTGCGGGCGGAAGCCGACACGGCGTCGGCAGAACGCATTCACGAACTGGAAAGCCACCTGTCGCAGCTCCTCAAAAGCCAGGGCGAGATGACCGGCCGCATGCAGACCATGGCTGAAGTGTTCGGCTCGCGTCAGTCGGACATGATGCGCGCTGTCAACGAGCGCCTCGACGGCATGGGCCACAAGCTCAACCTTTCCATGGCCGATACCAGCAAACGCACCCAGGACGGCTTGCGTCATCTGCATGAACGGCTGGCGGTGATCGACCGGGCGCAGCGCACCATCACGGATCTGTCCGGACAGGTCGGCCAATTGCAGGAGATCCTTTCCAACAAGCAGACCCGCGGTGCCTTCGGCCAGGGCCGGATGGAGGCGATCATTCAGGACCAGATGGCGCCGAGCACCTATTCCTTCCAGGCGACCCTTTCCAACAACAGCCGCCCGGACTGTCTGATCCACATGCCGAACGGCGCCCCGTCGCTGGCCATTGATGCCAAGTTTCCGCTCGAGGCCTACAACCTGTTGCGCAATGCGGAGAGCGACGAGCAGCTGAAATATGCCCAGGCGCAGTTCCGCCGGGACTTCACCAAACACATCCAGGATATCGGTGAGAAATACCTGCTGCCCGGAGAGACGCAGGACACCGCCTTCCTGTTCGTGCCGTCGGAAAGCATCTTTGCCGAACTCAACGAAAACTTCGAAGATCTGGTGCAGAAGGCGCACCGGGCCCGGGTCGTGATCGTGTCTCCGTCGCTCTTGATGCTGTCGATCCAGGTGATCCAGTCCGTGCTGCGTGATGCGAAGATGCGCGAACAGGCGCACCTGATCCAGGCCGAGGTCGGCCATCTGATCACCGATGTCGGCCGCCTGAACGACCGGGTCGGCAAGCTGCAATCGCATTTTGCCCAGGCCAACAAGGATATCGACCAGATCCTGATTTCCACCGACAAGATCACCAAGCGCAGCCGCAAGATCGAGGACCTGGAACTCGGTGAAGTTCAGGGTTCGGTCGAAGACGGCAGCCGCGAGCCGCAACTGGCGCTGACGCCGAAGGGGTGA
- the def gene encoding peptide deformylase, whose product MTKRSIITIPDPVLRETCAPIETVNDDIRALADDMLETMYDAPGIGLAASQIGILKRIFVLDVAKEDAPKEPMVFINPEIVWSSEDLSVYQEGCLSIPDYFEDVERPAEVAVKFLNRDGAEQEIKADGLLATCVQHELDHLNGTLFIDYLSKLKRDRVVKKFTKQAKLAGKL is encoded by the coding sequence ATGACAAAACGCTCGATCATCACCATTCCCGATCCCGTGCTGCGCGAGACCTGCGCGCCGATCGAAACCGTCAATGACGACATCCGCGCCCTGGCCGACGACATGCTGGAAACCATGTATGACGCACCGGGCATCGGTCTGGCCGCCAGCCAGATCGGCATCCTGAAACGTATCTTCGTGCTGGATGTCGCCAAGGAAGACGCGCCCAAGGAACCGATGGTGTTCATCAACCCCGAGATCGTCTGGTCGAGCGAGGATCTGTCCGTCTACCAGGAAGGCTGCCTGTCGATCCCGGACTATTTCGAGGATGTCGAGCGTCCGGCGGAAGTCGCCGTCAAGTTTCTCAACCGGGACGGCGCGGAACAGGAAATCAAGGCCGACGGCCTGCTGGCAACCTGTGTGCAGCATGAACTTGACCATCTGAACGGTACGCTGTTCATTGACTACCTGTCGAAACTGAAACGCGACCGGGTGGTCAAGAAATTCACCAAACAGGCAAAGCTCGCCGGCAAACTCTGA
- a CDS encoding MarC family protein, producing the protein MDQALFLKIFAALFAIMSPIANLPVFLSLTADRGPAFERKVAFTLMISLSVGAVIVGLSGNIILKVFGISLDAFRLAGGFLILLIALDLIRGQKAQAHHGSSKEKENMKSQDNPAIYPLTVPILLGPGSISTMIIFRGQVSNVEQEVAYVAGVSASIALLVGTFFAAPFLSRFIGETANSVMSRLMGMILAAIAMEMMTSSLKVLLPGLA; encoded by the coding sequence ATGGATCAGGCCTTGTTCCTGAAGATCTTCGCCGCGCTTTTTGCCATCATGAGCCCGATTGCCAACCTGCCGGTGTTCCTGTCACTGACGGCCGACCGGGGCCCTGCCTTTGAGCGCAAGGTGGCGTTCACGCTGATGATCAGTCTCAGTGTGGGCGCGGTGATCGTCGGCCTGTCCGGAAACATCATCCTGAAAGTGTTCGGCATCTCGCTGGATGCCTTTCGACTGGCCGGCGGCTTCCTGATCCTTCTGATCGCGCTGGACCTGATCCGGGGCCAGAAAGCCCAGGCCCATCATGGCTCGTCAAAGGAAAAGGAAAACATGAAATCGCAGGATAATCCTGCGATCTATCCCCTGACGGTGCCGATCCTGCTGGGGCCGGGGTCGATCTCGACCATGATCATTTTCCGCGGGCAGGTCAGCAACGTTGAGCAGGAAGTCGCCTACGTTGCCGGTGTCTCCGCCTCGATCGCGCTTCTTGTCGGGACTTTCTTTGCGGCACCGTTCCTGTCGCGCTTCATCGGCGAGACCGCCAACAGCGTGATGAGCCGCCTGATGGGCATGATCCTGGCCGCCATCGCGATGGAAATGATGACCAGCAGTCTCAAGGTCCTGCTGCCCGGTCTGGCCTGA
- the fmt gene encoding methionyl-tRNA formyltransferase: protein MSLRVIFMGTPDFSVPTLMEIVGQGHDVVACYSQPPRPAGRGMDLKKSPVHEAAESFGIPVFTPKSLKGEEEQAAFAALEADVAVVVAYGLLLPKPVLDAPAFGCLNLHASMLPRWRGAAPINRAIMAGDTETAVQVMRMEEGLDTGPVCMSETLAISENMTAGELHDRLAPLGGDLMVRALAALSRGALGEQPQAEEGVTYAAKLSKQETRIDWSKPAGEVHNHIRGLSPFPGAWCEMPLGGKGERVKILRSALADGEGAPGTVLETGDVPVIACGGGAVRLVEVQRAGKKPMSGADFLRGASLSDGTVLD from the coding sequence ATGTCTCTACGCGTTATCTTCATGGGCACCCCGGATTTCTCGGTGCCGACCCTGATGGAAATCGTTGGCCAGGGCCATGACGTGGTGGCCTGTTATTCGCAGCCGCCACGACCGGCGGGCCGCGGCATGGACCTGAAGAAGTCGCCTGTCCATGAAGCCGCTGAATCCTTCGGCATTCCGGTCTTCACGCCCAAGAGCCTGAAGGGTGAAGAGGAACAGGCTGCCTTCGCCGCCCTGGAGGCGGATGTCGCCGTGGTGGTCGCCTATGGGCTGTTGTTGCCGAAGCCGGTTCTGGACGCCCCCGCATTTGGCTGTCTCAACCTGCATGCCTCCATGCTGCCGCGCTGGCGCGGAGCAGCCCCGATCAACCGGGCGATCATGGCCGGTGACACGGAGACGGCGGTCCAGGTGATGCGCATGGAAGAGGGGCTCGACACCGGTCCTGTCTGCATGTCCGAAACGCTCGCCATCAGCGAGAACATGACCGCCGGTGAGCTGCATGACCGCCTGGCGCCTCTGGGTGGAGACCTGATGGTGCGCGCGCTGGCGGCCCTCTCGCGCGGCGCGCTCGGCGAGCAGCCCCAGGCCGAAGAGGGCGTGACCTATGCCGCGAAGCTCTCCAAGCAGGAAACCCGCATCGACTGGTCGAAACCGGCCGGAGAGGTTCACAATCACATTCGCGGTCTGTCGCCGTTTCCGGGCGCCTGGTGCGAGATGCCGCTTGGCGGCAAGGGGGAACGGGTGAAGATCCTGCGCAGCGCGTTGGCAGACGGCGAGGGCGCTCCCGGTACCGTGCTGGAGACCGGGGACGTGCCGGTGATCGCCTGTGGTGGCGGTGCCGTTCGTCTCGTTGAGGTGCAGCGGGCAGGCAAGAAACCGATGAGCGGCGCGGACTTCCTGCGCGGCGCGTCGCTTTCGGACGGCACGGTTCTCGACTAG
- a CDS encoding GNAT family N-acetyltransferase, whose translation MTVTAVPNLTVRDFAPADEDAVRQLITAAFPSDREARLVHTLRHCGALVLEQVAVDESGRIVGHVAYSRVTPAAIGRGQAMQIACLAPVSVWPELQHKGVGTTLTRNSLEKLKECGEELVLVLGPPAYFPRFGFDAELAKKIQGPYAGGAFMALALSEDCLRDLPIEVAFATPFEDFE comes from the coding sequence ATGACTGTGACCGCCGTTCCGAACCTGACCGTTCGCGATTTTGCACCTGCAGACGAAGATGCCGTCAGGCAGCTGATCACGGCAGCCTTTCCCTCTGACCGGGAAGCTCGCCTGGTGCACACGCTGCGCCATTGCGGCGCGCTGGTCTTGGAGCAGGTCGCGGTCGACGAGAGCGGGCGGATTGTCGGTCATGTGGCTTATAGCCGGGTGACCCCGGCCGCGATCGGCCGCGGGCAGGCCATGCAGATTGCCTGCCTGGCACCGGTGTCCGTCTGGCCGGAGTTGCAGCACAAGGGGGTCGGCACGACACTCACCCGCAACTCCCTGGAAAAGCTGAAGGAATGCGGCGAGGAGCTGGTTCTTGTACTGGGGCCACCTGCCTATTTCCCGCGGTTTGGCTTTGACGCCGAACTGGCGAAGAAGATCCAGGGCCCCTATGCCGGAGGAGCCTTCATGGCGCTGGCCCTTTCGGAGGATTGCCTGCGCGATCTGCCCATCGAAGTGGCCTTTGCCACCCCGTTTGAAGATTTCGAATAA
- the truA gene encoding tRNA pseudouridine(38-40) synthase TruA — translation MPRYKLTVEYDGRPFCGWQRQANGPSVQAVIERAIKSFSGEEVTIGGAGRTDTGVHATGQVCHIDLSKPWPARTVMGAMNFHCQPDPVVILDAEEMHEGFDARFSAIRRSYRYRIHNRLPPLTHQLGLAWHVKTDLDAEAMHAAAQEFVGHHDFTTFRHSRCQAKSPEKTLEDFRVYRNGEFVIAECSSRSFLHNQVRSMVGTLRLVGEGKWGPGDITKALQARDRKACGPVAPADGLYLTRVDYRPAELDIELLKDWQTRKAAMPAEEAGEA, via the coding sequence ATGCCCCGCTACAAGCTGACGGTGGAATATGACGGCCGGCCATTCTGCGGCTGGCAGCGCCAGGCCAACGGCCCGTCTGTCCAGGCGGTGATCGAGCGCGCCATCAAGTCCTTCTCCGGCGAGGAAGTCACGATCGGTGGGGCCGGCCGTACGGATACGGGTGTGCACGCTACCGGTCAGGTCTGTCACATCGACCTGTCGAAACCCTGGCCGGCCAGAACTGTCATGGGGGCGATGAATTTTCATTGCCAGCCCGACCCGGTGGTGATCCTGGACGCAGAGGAAATGCATGAAGGCTTCGATGCTCGCTTTTCAGCCATTCGCCGATCCTACCGCTACCGCATTCACAACCGTCTGCCGCCGCTGACCCACCAGCTTGGCCTTGCCTGGCACGTGAAGACGGACCTTGACGCGGAGGCCATGCATGCGGCCGCGCAGGAATTTGTCGGCCATCACGACTTCACGACATTCCGCCATTCCCGCTGCCAGGCGAAAAGCCCGGAAAAGACGCTGGAAGACTTCCGGGTCTACCGCAACGGCGAGTTCGTCATTGCCGAATGTTCCTCCCGCTCCTTTCTGCACAACCAGGTTCGTTCCATGGTCGGCACGCTGCGCCTTGTGGGCGAGGGCAAGTGGGGCCCGGGCGACATCACGAAGGCACTGCAGGCACGTGACCGCAAGGCCTGCGGCCCGGTCGCCCCGGCCGACGGGCTTTATCTGACACGGGTGGATTACCGGCCTGCGGAATTGGACATAGAACTTCTGAAGGACTGGCAGACCCGCAAGGCGGCGATGCCGGCGGAAGAGGCCGGGGAAGCTTGA
- a CDS encoding FkbM family methyltransferase: MTQAKRKKNKGKKRRRLAQELLFKIDNRALFVKLLTLYTKVNKSWKIAVSEGGRFFRISDHQGNQIEIIHKNRVPLYKTGVRPRVMSLLLDYMIDLDELQPNDVVLDCGANIGEIGVGLRLAGKPVRYYAFEPGAEEHAACSLNNPDATCEKRALWNETTVLKFYEKSDSADSSLIEFGGHENVTEVPATTVDEYCAEKGIERIKYLKIEAEGAEPEALEGAANSLSMTHFVTVDCGYERGFDKESTLPRVCNQLIGNGFELIKVRKGRLIALFENTRFR; this comes from the coding sequence ATGACCCAAGCGAAGCGAAAAAAGAACAAAGGCAAAAAGCGGAGGCGACTGGCCCAGGAGCTCCTGTTCAAAATCGACAACAGAGCGCTTTTTGTAAAACTGCTGACGCTCTACACCAAAGTGAACAAAAGCTGGAAGATCGCTGTTTCGGAGGGGGGACGGTTCTTCCGGATTTCGGATCACCAGGGAAACCAGATCGAGATCATACACAAGAACCGGGTCCCCCTTTACAAGACCGGTGTCAGGCCCAGGGTCATGAGCCTGCTGCTCGACTACATGATCGACCTCGACGAGCTTCAACCGAACGACGTTGTTCTGGACTGTGGCGCCAATATCGGCGAGATCGGGGTCGGCCTGCGTCTGGCCGGCAAGCCGGTGCGCTATTATGCCTTTGAACCCGGTGCGGAAGAACACGCAGCCTGCTCGCTCAACAATCCGGATGCAACTTGTGAAAAACGCGCTCTCTGGAACGAAACGACCGTCCTGAAATTCTACGAAAAATCCGACAGCGCGGATTCCTCCCTCATTGAGTTCGGAGGACACGAGAATGTCACCGAAGTTCCGGCGACCACCGTCGACGAATACTGTGCGGAGAAGGGCATTGAGCGGATAAAATACCTGAAAATAGAAGCAGAAGGTGCGGAACCGGAAGCGCTGGAAGGGGCTGCAAACAGTCTTTCAATGACGCATTTCGTGACGGTCGATTGCGGCTACGAACGGGGCTTCGACAAGGAAAGCACTCTGCCCAGGGTCTGCAATCAGCTTATTGGAAACGGTTTCGAACTGATCAAGGTGCGTAAGGGCCGGCTAATCGCCCTGTTTGAAAACACAAGGTTCAGGTAG
- a CDS encoding ABC transporter substrate-binding protein, producing MWAAKSLAADRIPINIAAIDWCPQICPQARDPGYIIDIVEEVFRSSPYEPVVRIYPWSRAIQYVRNGRAHALLSPAKAEAPDLVYPEQEIGIQSMCFFVLKDSPWTYEGNLSLEGHLTGLASDTSIEELNSLIEDRSDLFFVQPYSDEYIQNSVNMLRAGRVNSFLFTYNTTLHILRTMGAEKDIRSAGCVSNAKVYMAFSPAPGLSADVDDMVTYFDRKMRKFKAEGGVKEVMTRYGLADWNTDKRGDVHLTD from the coding sequence ATGTGGGCTGCCAAGAGCCTTGCCGCGGACCGGATCCCCATCAACATCGCCGCCATCGACTGGTGTCCACAGATCTGCCCTCAGGCCAGGGATCCCGGCTATATCATAGACATCGTCGAAGAGGTCTTCAGGTCAAGCCCTTACGAACCGGTGGTCCGCATCTATCCCTGGTCCCGCGCCATCCAGTATGTCCGGAACGGACGGGCGCATGCCCTGTTGTCGCCCGCCAAGGCCGAGGCGCCAGATCTTGTCTATCCGGAACAGGAAATCGGCATTCAGAGCATGTGTTTCTTCGTTCTGAAAGACAGCCCGTGGACGTATGAAGGTAACCTCTCGCTGGAAGGGCACTTGACGGGTCTGGCCTCCGACACGTCTATCGAAGAGCTGAACAGCCTGATCGAGGACAGGTCCGACCTTTTCTTCGTTCAGCCCTATAGCGACGAGTATATCCAAAACAGTGTCAACATGCTGCGCGCCGGGCGCGTCAACAGTTTCCTGTTCACCTACAACACCACGTTGCACATCCTTCGGACCATGGGCGCCGAAAAGGACATCCGGTCCGCCGGGTGCGTCTCGAACGCCAAGGTCTATATGGCGTTTTCGCCTGCACCCGGCCTGTCCGCTGACGTCGACGATATGGTGACCTACTTCGACAGAAAGATGAGGAAATTCAAGGCGGAGGGCGGTGTCAAAGAGGTCATGACCCGTTACGGCCTGGCGGACTGGAACACTGACAAACGGGGCGACGTGCATCTCACGGATTAA
- a CDS encoding DUF2189 domain-containing protein: protein MSDETSAPETTGTPANGGLKPMPKVNKITANDVIDALAAGLADFRRAPVYGLVIGGLFAAGGLFVILSAAALKMSYLSYPAAAGFVLIGPFAAVGLYEVSRRLASGEELNWSTILGTMWAQKGRELSWMAFVVLFIQIMWMYQVRLLLALFLGFRSFASFDEFLTEVVSTPEGLMFLAVGHVVGAILSLILFSLTVISFPLLLEEDRDFITAMITSVRAVVTSPVPMIGWAIVVTALLIVSMAPAFLGLIVTLPILGHTTWHLYKKCVVIPEEETAN from the coding sequence ATGAGTGACGAAACGTCCGCTCCGGAAACCACCGGAACACCGGCCAATGGCGGGCTGAAGCCCATGCCCAAGGTCAACAAGATCACGGCCAACGATGTCATTGATGCGCTGGCGGCCGGCCTTGCCGATTTCCGCAGGGCACCGGTCTATGGTCTCGTCATCGGCGGGCTGTTCGCCGCAGGCGGCCTGTTCGTGATCCTGAGCGCCGCCGCCCTGAAGATGAGCTACCTGTCCTATCCGGCAGCCGCAGGTTTCGTTCTGATCGGCCCCTTTGCAGCTGTTGGCCTCTATGAGGTCAGCCGGCGCCTTGCCAGCGGAGAAGAGCTTAACTGGTCGACCATCCTTGGCACCATGTGGGCCCAGAAAGGCCGGGAGCTTTCCTGGATGGCCTTTGTGGTGCTCTTCATCCAGATCATGTGGATGTATCAGGTGCGCCTGCTGCTGGCGCTGTTTCTGGGCTTCCGCTCCTTCGCCTCCTTCGACGAATTCCTGACCGAGGTCGTCTCGACCCCGGAGGGACTGATGTTCCTGGCCGTCGGCCACGTGGTCGGCGCCATCCTGTCCCTGATCCTGTTTTCGCTGACCGTGATCTCCTTCCCTCTGCTGCTGGAAGAGGACCGGGACTTCATCACCGCCATGATCACCAGCGTGCGCGCGGTCGTCACCTCGCCCGTGCCGATGATCGGCTGGGCGATTGTCGTCACCGCGTTGCTGATCGTGTCCATGGCCCCGGCCTTTCTCGGCCTGATCGTCACCCTGCCGATCCTCGGCCACACGACCTGGCATCTTTATAAAAAATGCGTGGTGATCCCGGAGGAAGAAACGGCCAATTAA
- a CDS encoding mechanosensitive ion channel family protein — MLIIPLTALAQDSTTQLPPELQPEAMEQLVSDLDPEQVKALTDLMTLLQQGAAAKGENGIAVVEGPGFLEQAQEAASRFGAMVGGHFLNLPALFTGLFASIGALFSGSVAGPVHILIGSIALILAAGFAAEFAVNRFFAAKRDRIQSRQPESLFETVKLVSTRAGLDLGGLVVFAIVAVIVGRLAVFDPVTRSFALQAVFWIVFLPRLVAALLRFALAPHRRELRLVTADDATAKSLYRSFTTLFAVVGVAFFLRNVMQSAGTDAGGTFRFFIGFAVNAWIIAVIWKARHGLTNIILGDDEDPTSGLERMAQFWPYFSMIFIAFNWLLVQVTASMGIEALTAGRSLGVIALVVFAPFLDTMVRGIVSHIVPPMQGEGPVAEAAHMQTRHSYVRIARVALLAFLVLMVGRIYGLNLLAIGGDDGSAVARNTVVFLLILAAGYLAWEVTNLWVSHQLAKDSPPTESQDDDAEMGGAGKSRLATILPLIRVVLQITILVLTALLALSQLGVNITPLLAGAGVVGLAVGFGAQTLVRDVVSGVFFLMDDAFRLGEFIDTGGTQGTIEKISIRSLQLRGTKGAVHIVPYGEIPKLTNLSRDWVIMKLQFTVPFDTDVEKVRKLFKKIGQEIMEMEEFQDDILAPFKGQGVTGVDDVGILVRGKFTTKPGKQFGVRKEIYKRVQKAFEENGIQFARKEVRVNIPDNVTLDDKQKEAVAGAAAAAVSEPKPAGA, encoded by the coding sequence TTGCTGATTATCCCCCTGACCGCTCTGGCTCAGGACTCCACCACCCAGCTGCCGCCGGAATTGCAACCGGAAGCTATGGAACAGCTGGTCTCCGATCTCGATCCGGAGCAGGTCAAGGCCCTGACGGACCTGATGACGCTGCTGCAACAAGGGGCTGCGGCAAAGGGTGAAAACGGCATTGCCGTTGTCGAAGGACCGGGATTTCTGGAACAGGCACAGGAGGCCGCCAGCAGATTTGGCGCCATGGTCGGCGGCCATTTTCTCAATTTGCCTGCGCTCTTCACCGGATTGTTTGCCAGCATCGGCGCTCTTTTTTCCGGCAGTGTGGCCGGCCCCGTCCATATCCTGATCGGGTCCATCGCGCTGATCCTGGCCGCCGGTTTTGCCGCCGAATTTGCCGTCAACCGGTTCTTCGCGGCAAAGCGGGACAGAATTCAGTCCAGGCAGCCGGAAAGCCTGTTTGAGACCGTCAAACTGGTCTCCACACGCGCCGGACTGGACCTCGGCGGCCTGGTCGTGTTTGCCATTGTGGCGGTCATTGTCGGCCGTCTGGCCGTCTTCGATCCGGTGACAAGGTCCTTCGCGCTGCAGGCTGTTTTCTGGATCGTGTTCCTGCCGCGGCTGGTGGCTGCCCTGCTGCGCTTTGCCCTGGCTCCGCATCGGCGTGAATTGCGGCTTGTCACCGCGGACGATGCCACGGCGAAATCCCTCTACCGGAGTTTCACAACGCTCTTTGCCGTTGTCGGTGTTGCCTTTTTCCTGCGCAACGTGATGCAAAGCGCCGGCACGGATGCCGGCGGCACGTTCCGCTTCTTCATCGGCTTTGCCGTCAATGCCTGGATCATCGCCGTGATCTGGAAGGCCCGTCACGGCCTGACCAACATCATCCTGGGTGATGACGAAGACCCGACCTCAGGCCTTGAACGCATGGCGCAGTTCTGGCCCTATTTCTCGATGATCTTCATCGCCTTCAACTGGCTGCTCGTGCAGGTGACCGCCAGCATGGGCATCGAGGCCCTGACGGCCGGACGGTCGCTGGGTGTCATTGCGCTGGTGGTGTTCGCACCGTTTCTGGACACGATGGTGCGCGGCATTGTTTCCCACATCGTGCCGCCCATGCAGGGCGAAGGGCCCGTTGCCGAAGCCGCTCACATGCAGACCCGGCACAGCTATGTCCGTATCGCCCGCGTTGCCCTGCTCGCTTTCCTGGTGTTGATGGTCGGCCGCATCTACGGCCTCAACCTTCTGGCCATCGGCGGCGATGACGGCTCGGCGGTTGCCCGCAACACCGTCGTGTTCCTGCTGATCCTGGCTGCTGGCTACCTCGCCTGGGAAGTCACCAACCTGTGGGTGTCGCACCAGCTTGCCAAGGATTCACCGCCAACGGAATCCCAGGATGATGATGCGGAAATGGGCGGCGCCGGCAAGTCGCGCCTTGCCACCATCCTGCCGCTGATCCGGGTAGTCCTGCAGATCACCATTCTTGTCCTGACCGCACTGCTGGCGCTCAGCCAGCTCGGCGTCAACATCACGCCGCTTCTGGCCGGTGCCGGCGTTGTCGGCCTTGCTGTCGGCTTCGGCGCCCAGACGCTGGTGCGCGATGTTGTCTCCGGCGTCTTCTTCCTGATGGACGATGCCTTCCGGCTCGGCGAGTTCATCGACACGGGCGGAACACAGGGCACGATCGAAAAGATCTCGATCCGTTCACTGCAGCTGCGCGGCACCAAGGGCGCGGTGCATATCGTGCCCTATGGCGAGATCCCCAAGCTCACCAACCTGTCCCGTGACTGGGTGATCATGAAGCTGCAGTTCACCGTTCCCTTCGACACCGATGTCGAGAAGGTGCGCAAGCTCTTCAAGAAGATCGGTCAGGAGATCATGGAGATGGAGGAGTTCCAGGACGACATTCTTGCGCCGTTCAAGGGTCAGGGCGTAACGGGCGTCGACGATGTCGGCATCCTGGTGCGCGGCAAGTTCACCACCAAGCCCGGCAAGCAGTTCGGCGTGCGCAAGGAGATCTACAAGCGCGTGCAGAAGGCCTTTGAGGAAAACGGCATCCAGTTTGCCCGCAAGGAGGTGCGCGTCAACATTCCGGACAACGTCACTCTCGACGACAAGCAGAAGGAAGCGGTCGCCGGTGCCGCCGCCGCGGCCGTGTCGGAGCCCAAACCGGCCGGAGCGTAA
- a CDS encoding DUF805 domain-containing protein: MSTPPRDANIAPGPVWALLSPLGRMGREPYWLCFAFILVLTGIVINYWFSPMLDAFSASLGSQAVAPDTLDPEALRLEIAMNAEQLQSNPMFAITFFVLELLPLGMLIKRLHDIGHSGFFALLIFVPVLGFIMLIFLGFAPSQAQPNRHGPLPNSFWR, translated from the coding sequence ATGAGTACCCCTCCAAGAGATGCGAATATTGCCCCGGGTCCGGTCTGGGCCCTGTTGAGCCCACTCGGCCGCATGGGCCGCGAACCCTATTGGCTGTGTTTCGCCTTCATCCTGGTGTTGACGGGCATTGTGATCAATTACTGGTTCTCGCCGATGCTGGATGCCTTCTCGGCTTCCCTGGGCTCCCAGGCGGTGGCGCCCGACACGCTTGACCCGGAAGCCCTGCGTCTGGAAATCGCGATGAATGCGGAACAGCTGCAGTCCAATCCGATGTTTGCCATTACGTTTTTTGTACTGGAACTGCTGCCGCTCGGAATGCTGATCAAGCGGTTGCACGACATCGGTCACAGCGGCTTTTTCGCGCTGCTGATTTTCGTGCCCGTCCTGGGCTTCATCATGCTGATATTCCTGGGGTTCGCTCCGAGCCAGGCCCAGCCGAACCGCCACGGTCCGTTGCCAAACAGCTTCTGGCGTTAA